The Carnobacterium divergens genome includes a window with the following:
- a CDS encoding LacI family DNA-binding transcriptional regulator: MKMTIKDVARLAGVSITTVSQILNKKGDRFSPETRQKVLAVVKELDYKADYFAQNMVSKQTKTIGMVVPDITDLFFSKVIEGVEKHLNELGFMIILCNSNHSSEKENLYIEELLHRSVEGIILASPNPIHLPKLKNEDGSNKIPHILIDRGINKRDEGQLITNEFQGAYEAVEHLVNLGHREIGMLSNETSFYEITDRFYGYKKCLEDYQIPFQEEWIVSKNLTIKGGYEGAQQLLQQNITALFCGNDQMAIGAYRAINEAGKQIPKDISVIGYDGLEITDYLVPSLTTVAQPIFEIGYFAAKFLVDHINNPKEKVPNKYFDTQLVLKNSTKKLDSF, translated from the coding sequence ATGAAGATGACAATTAAAGATGTTGCTCGTTTAGCAGGTGTTTCGATTACAACGGTATCACAAATTTTAAATAAAAAAGGCGACCGCTTTAGCCCAGAAACGCGTCAAAAAGTCTTGGCGGTTGTGAAGGAACTTGATTACAAAGCAGATTATTTTGCCCAGAATATGGTGAGCAAGCAAACAAAGACCATTGGGATGGTAGTTCCAGATATCACCGATCTCTTTTTTTCAAAAGTCATTGAAGGAGTAGAAAAACATTTAAATGAACTTGGTTTTATGATTATTCTATGTAATTCCAATCACAGCTCTGAAAAAGAAAATCTTTATATAGAAGAGTTACTCCATCGATCAGTCGAAGGCATCATTCTAGCAAGTCCAAATCCCATTCATTTGCCAAAGTTAAAAAACGAAGACGGCAGCAATAAAATCCCTCATATTCTAATTGACCGCGGCATTAATAAACGTGACGAAGGGCAATTGATTACGAATGAATTTCAAGGAGCCTACGAGGCTGTTGAACATTTAGTGAATTTAGGTCATCGTGAAATCGGAATGTTAAGCAATGAAACCAGTTTTTATGAAATTACCGATCGTTTTTACGGATATAAAAAATGTTTAGAAGATTATCAGATTCCTTTTCAAGAGGAATGGATTGTCAGTAAGAATTTAACAATTAAAGGCGGGTACGAAGGGGCGCAACAACTCTTGCAACAAAATATTACCGCTCTTTTTTGTGGAAATGACCAAATGGCAATTGGCGCGTATCGTGCAATTAATGAAGCCGGAAAACAAATTCCAAAGGACATTTCAGTAATTGGCTACGATGGCTTGGAAATTACCGATTATTTAGTCCCATCCTTAACGACAGTCGCGCAACCGATTTTTGAAATTGGCTATTTTGCGGCTAAATTCTTAGTCGATCACATCAACAACCCAAAAGAGAAGGTACCAAACAAGTATTTTGATACCCAGCTGGTTCTTAAAAATAGCACCAAAAAACTTGATTCTTTTTAA
- a CDS encoding class I SAM-dependent methyltransferase, producing the protein MKENKYDQAAFFQQYRQMNRSKEGLAGAGEWHELEKMLPDFKDKHVLDLGCGFGWHCIYAVEHGASDVIGIDLSENMLAEAKKKTDSPKIHYLHQAIEDYDYPKATFDCVISSLAFHYLADFDAICKKINHTLKPDGTFVFSVEHPVFTAYGTQDWYTNDAGEILHWPVDRYFIEGKRVSHFLGEEVTKYHKTLTTYLNSLLKNGFDITSIVEPEPAPELLATIPEMQDELRRPMMLLVSARKK; encoded by the coding sequence ATGAAAGAAAACAAATACGATCAAGCCGCTTTTTTCCAACAGTATCGTCAAATGAACCGTTCAAAAGAGGGGTTAGCTGGCGCTGGGGAATGGCATGAATTAGAAAAAATGCTGCCTGACTTTAAAGACAAACATGTTCTTGATTTAGGCTGTGGCTTTGGCTGGCATTGTATTTATGCTGTAGAACATGGTGCTAGCGATGTGATAGGAATTGATTTATCTGAAAATATGTTAGCCGAGGCTAAAAAGAAAACCGATTCTCCTAAAATTCATTATCTCCATCAAGCAATTGAAGATTACGATTATCCAAAAGCAACTTTTGATTGCGTAATCAGCTCACTCGCTTTTCATTATTTAGCAGATTTTGATGCGATTTGTAAAAAAATCAATCACACGTTAAAACCTGATGGAACCTTTGTTTTCTCAGTGGAACATCCTGTTTTTACAGCTTATGGTACACAGGATTGGTATACAAATGATGCGGGTGAAATTCTTCATTGGCCAGTAGATCGCTATTTTATCGAAGGCAAGCGGGTGAGTCATTTCTTAGGCGAGGAAGTGACAAAGTACCACAAAACGCTGACAACCTATTTGAACAGCCTGTTAAAAAATGGATTCGACATTACGTCAATTGTTGAGCCTGAACCTGCGCCTGAATTATTGGCGACTATTCCAGAGATGCAAGACGAGCTTAGAAGACCGATGATGCTATTAGTTTCAGCTAGAAAAAAATAA
- the cls gene encoding cardiolipin synthase, whose product MKKTIQLCVIAGLIALVGYYLIILSSSLFISAGLITELIGIYIALRLLLVDSRSTNSKVAWIAIIFILPIFGVICYFFFGRNPQNRLFTTAQKKEREKLIQRIHHLSDQLEELTVPKTSQRIESLTGIKALNGNRLTLLTDGDETFSAIKKAIKQAKHHIHIQYYIYKSDELGTELRDLLIQKAREGVEVRFLYDGFGSKKLNTAFLTPMKQAGIEFYAYDPIFSIWISRTANLRNHRKIIVIDGQIGFTGGLNVGNEYLGKVDRFKFWRDTHLMIEGNSVIELQEAFLYDWVYMENRKEAANPFIKAEGIQHYFQPKAVGNEWVQVVYGGPYDQEKLVRDAMLDMIDSADESVWITSPYLVPDDESLAVLRRTAMSGIDVKILLPGKADMALSFHGSNAYIETLLEAGAEVYSYRDDSFIHGKMLLIDGKRGAIGTANFDIRSFRLNHEMMSFIYETSPALDKMKANYIEDIENSYLNNLEAMKQRSLIQKLKEQLASLFTPIL is encoded by the coding sequence ATGAAAAAAACAATTCAATTATGTGTGATTGCCGGGTTAATAGCTCTAGTAGGCTATTATCTGATTATCTTGTCAAGCAGTCTTTTTATTAGTGCCGGCTTAATCACCGAACTTATTGGCATTTATATAGCATTGCGACTGTTACTAGTTGATAGCCGAAGTACCAATTCTAAAGTTGCTTGGATTGCCATCATCTTCATTCTTCCCATTTTTGGTGTTATTTGTTATTTTTTCTTTGGAAGAAATCCACAAAATCGACTATTTACAACAGCTCAAAAAAAAGAGCGAGAAAAATTGATTCAGCGAATTCATCATTTATCAGATCAATTAGAAGAACTAACTGTACCAAAAACCTCTCAACGAATCGAATCCTTAACTGGCATTAAAGCCTTAAATGGCAATCGTTTAACCCTATTAACTGACGGTGATGAAACCTTTTCAGCAATAAAAAAAGCAATCAAACAAGCAAAACACCATATTCATATTCAATATTATATTTACAAAAGTGATGAGCTAGGTACTGAACTACGAGATTTGTTAATTCAAAAAGCTAGAGAAGGTGTGGAAGTTCGATTCCTTTATGATGGATTTGGTTCCAAAAAGTTAAACACAGCTTTTCTTACTCCGATGAAACAGGCAGGAATTGAGTTTTATGCCTATGATCCGATTTTTTCAATTTGGATTTCACGAACAGCCAACCTTAGAAACCATCGTAAAATTATTGTCATTGACGGTCAAATTGGTTTTACAGGCGGTTTAAATGTCGGCAATGAGTATTTAGGGAAAGTAGATCGATTCAAATTTTGGCGTGATACTCATTTGATGATCGAGGGCAATAGTGTGATTGAGCTTCAGGAAGCGTTTCTTTATGACTGGGTTTATATGGAAAATCGTAAAGAAGCTGCTAATCCATTTATTAAAGCCGAAGGGATTCAACATTATTTCCAACCCAAAGCGGTGGGAAACGAGTGGGTACAAGTGGTCTATGGAGGACCTTACGATCAAGAAAAATTGGTTCGAGATGCCATGCTTGATATGATTGATTCTGCAGACGAATCTGTGTGGATAACGTCGCCTTATTTAGTTCCTGACGACGAATCATTAGCTGTGTTAAGAAGAACAGCGATGAGTGGCATTGATGTTAAAATTTTACTACCAGGAAAGGCAGATATGGCCTTGTCTTTTCATGGAAGCAACGCCTACATTGAGACTCTTTTAGAAGCGGGAGCAGAAGTTTATTCCTATCGAGATGATTCCTTTATTCATGGAAAAATGCTCCTGATAGATGGCAAACGTGGCGCCATTGGAACAGCGAATTTTGATATTCGAAGCTTTCGGTTAAATCACGAGATGATGTCGTTTATTTATGAAACGTCACCAGCTCTTGATAAAATGAAAGCCAACTACATTGAAGATATTGAAAATAGTTATTTAAACAACCTTGAAGCGATGAAACAACGTTCGCTAATCCAAAAATTAAAAGAACAATTGGCCAGTCTTTTTACACCGATTTTATAA
- a CDS encoding DUF6884 domain-containing protein — protein sequence MKGVFTMMIIPSGKPKIWDKETEIGAVESQFAYTGTFHRLAKAYALEFDPHYLIVSPYYGFLRPTTVIPHTYDTRFTLKGITAETIQLESLQKQWRELAVSETTITVLGGKKFQPLLSQILPSGTTLLFPLDSLGGIGVMQQHLKIAVAKKKPLPSRKIIII from the coding sequence ATGAAAGGAGTTTTTACGATGATGATTATTCCTTCTGGCAAACCCAAGATTTGGGACAAAGAAACAGAAATTGGTGCCGTTGAAAGTCAATTTGCCTATACAGGAACTTTTCACCGGTTAGCTAAAGCCTATGCATTAGAATTTGATCCGCATTATCTCATAGTTTCTCCTTATTATGGTTTTTTAAGACCCACTACTGTGATTCCACACACTTACGATACGCGCTTTACCTTAAAAGGAATCACAGCCGAAACGATACAACTAGAAAGTCTTCAAAAGCAATGGCGGGAACTTGCTGTTTCCGAGACAACAATCACGGTCTTAGGTGGAAAAAAATTTCAACCTTTACTCAGTCAAATTCTGCCTTCAGGTACGACCCTTTTATTTCCACTCGATTCACTTGGTGGAATTGGTGTAATGCAGCAACACTTAAAAATAGCTGTTGCTAAAAAGAAGCCATTACCTAGCAGGAAAATAATTATTATCTAA
- a CDS encoding DUF1304 domain-containing protein: MEIVAFILVLLVAVEHFYILGLEMFFSTSKTAQKTFGLDEAFLKQESVKTLMANQGLYNGFLAAGLLWGLFFANPVSAFSIQLFFLSCVIVAAVYGYFTASKQILLKQGLPAILALIAVLMV; this comes from the coding sequence ATGGAAATCGTTGCATTTATTTTAGTGTTACTTGTAGCAGTAGAACATTTTTATATTTTAGGATTGGAAATGTTTTTTTCAACAAGTAAGACGGCTCAGAAAACATTTGGTTTAGATGAAGCATTTTTAAAACAAGAAAGTGTTAAAACCCTGATGGCCAATCAAGGCTTGTATAATGGTTTTTTAGCAGCAGGATTACTCTGGGGATTATTCTTTGCGAATCCAGTTAGCGCTTTTAGTATTCAGTTATTCTTTTTAAGTTGTGTGATTGTGGCAGCTGTTTATGGATATTTTACAGCCAGCAAGCAAATTTTATTAAAGCAAGGCTTACCAGCCATTTTAGCATTAATTGCTGTTTTAATGGTATAA